The DNA window GCTATGCAACATAAAAAAGAAGATGAATGGGTTATGATGGATGGAACTCCAGGAATAGGATGTGCTGTGATGGCATCTATTACTGGGTGTGATGCAGCACTAATTGTTGTAGAGCCGACTCAATCAGGAATCAATGATTTTGAAAGAGTTCATTCTTTGACGAAACAGTTTGGAATTAAAGCTTTTGTTTGTATTAACAAATATGATATTAATGAAACAATAGTTTTTGAAATAGAAAAACTTTGTCAAAGGGAAGGGATAGAAGTTTTAGGAAAAATTCCTTTTGACCCTTGTGTCAAAACGGCTGTAAATGATTTTAGACCTATTGTAAGTTATGAAGAAAGTAAGGCAGGAAAAGAAATTATTAATATATGGAATGCATTTAAAAACAAATATAAGGAGGAAGATATCAAATGAAAATTGCTATAGCTAAGGATGGAAATATTGTATCACAACATTTTGGTCATTGTGAGGGATTTGAAGTTTTTGAAGTAAATAATGGAGCTATTGAAGGAAGAAGTTTTCTTCCAAATCCAGGTCATCGTCCAGGATTTTTACCAAAATTTATTGCAGAAAATGGAATTAAAGTAATCATTGCAGGAGGAATGGGCGCTACTGCTCAAGAACTATTTAAAGAAAATGGTGTTGATGTAGTTGTAGGAGCACAAGGTAATTTAGATAATGTAATCAATGATTATGTAGGTGGTAAATTAGAAACAGTTGGAAATGGATGTTCACATTAAGACATTATAAAATTAGGCAGAATTTATTCTGCCTTTTTTAGTATGTAACAAATTGTAAAAATTAAAAATTGTGTATGATTTGGGCGTATAGTGCATGAACTGAATTTTTTAGTATAGAAGTATTGTTTTTTAAAAATATAATACTGGGTGATATAGATGAAAAGTAAAATGCAAATGATTGAAGAAATTTTAAAAGGGAAAAATATTAAGCTTACAAAACAGAGAAAAGCAATTGTGAAGGTTTTCTTAGAACATGATGAACATTTTAAGCCTGAGGAAGTATATGATTTAGTAAAGAATCAAGGAATCGGTCTGGCTACTGTATATAGAA is part of the Crassaminicella profunda genome and encodes:
- a CDS encoding NifB/NifX family molybdenum-iron cluster-binding protein; protein product: MKIAIAKDGNIVSQHFGHCEGFEVFEVNNGAIEGRSFLPNPGHRPGFLPKFIAENGIKVIIAGGMGATAQELFKENGVDVVVGAQGNLDNVINDYVGGKLETVGNGCSH